Below is a window of Flavobacterium cyclinae DNA.
GGTGAAATTGAATATTTTAAGAGAAAAGTTAGAGATTCACATAAAGGAGGTTTCGGTAAAATTTCGTTGGCTAGAGGTTTTGAAGTTTCATCCAATACGGTTTTAGTACAATCGGTTTATGAGAGTTATAAAAACAATCCAAAACAGTTTGTTGATAGAATCAATAGCTATGGTTTAAATAAGCCATTAGGGTTGCCAATAAAAGGAGAAGGCATACCTATTATTCCTCAGCCTGGAACTAATCGTTGGTCTGGAGTAGCTTTGCCTTGGATGGCTTTTGGATATGGTTTGTCAATTACACCACTTCAAACACTAACCTTGTATAACGCTGTTGCAAATAATGGTGTTATGGTAAAACCAATTTTCGTAAGTGAAATCAAGGAATGGAATAAAACTATTAAAAAGTACGATACTGAAGTAATAAATCCAAAAATTTGTTCACAAGAGACTTTAAATAAAGTGCAAGCAGTACTAAAGAATGTGGTGAAAAAAGGTACGGGTTCAAAATTATATTCCAAAGATTTTTCAATGGCGGGAAAAACAGGAACGGCCCAAGTAAATTATAAAGACAAGTCGCAATTATACTATGCATCTTCATTTGCAGGATATTTTCCTGCAGATAACCCAAAGTATTCTTGCATAGTAGTTGTTCATAAACCTAATGTAGCTGCTGGATATTACGGTGCTGATGTTGCAGGACCGGTTTTTAAAAGAATCGCACAAAAAATATTTACCGATTCGCCTTCCATGAATCACGTAAAAAATATTGATGCTAAAGTAGTTTCGCAAGAAAAAAACTACTCGGAATACTATAAAAAAGTTGAAAAAGAAGAGCAAATTGTTCCTAATGTAAAAGGAATGGAAGGAATGGATGCTGTAGCCTTGCTAGAAAATTTAGGTTTAAAAGTTAAGGTTATTGGAGTAGGAAGAGTAAAAAAACAATCATTAACATCTGGGCAAGCTTTTAACAAAAATCAAACTATCATAATCGAATTATCGTGAAACAATTAAAGGACATATTATATAAAGTACAAATTGAAGCAGTTCATGGCGCTACCGATGTTATTGTTTCTAAAATTGAATTCGATTCTAGAAAAATTGAGTTAAATGATGTTTTTGTAGCCATCAAAGGAACGCTTTCAGATGGTCATGATTATATAGAAAAAGCCTTAAGTTTGGGTGCTATAGCAGTAATTTGTGAAGAATTTCCAAATGTTCTAGTTAATGGTGTTACTTACATTAAAGTAAAAGATTCTAATGAAGCGTTAGCCTTTTTGGCAGCTAATTATTATGATAATCCTTCAGAAAACATAAAATTAGTTGGAGTTACAGGAACGAATGGTAAAACCACTATAGCTTCTTTATTGTACCAATTATTCAAAAAAGCTGGTTACAAAGTAGGATTGTTATCAACTGTAAAAATTATGGTTGACGAACAAGAATTTAAAGCCACACATACGACTCCCGATTCTTTAACAATTAATAGATATTTAGATTTAATGTTGCAAGAGGGTTGTGAATTTTGCTTTATGGAAGTTTCTTCACACGGTGTTCATCAAAAAAGAACCGAAGCTTT
It encodes the following:
- a CDS encoding penicillin-binding protein — protein: MAVEDKKISYRMYFVAFMFLVMAVLVLIKLNNIQWVEGEYYRKLAQERTVKNFTIPANKGNVYSADGSLLATSIPEYSIYFDAVAPSSELFKENIKALSDSLSVMFGKSSGHYQAKLQKARANKSRYVFIARKLSYTEHMRIKSFPLFKKGANKGGLIIEQKIVREHPIGLVAKRTIGYERSNEDGKGLEYAFRDYLNGKNGHRMMQKIAKNQWKPINDINEKEPQDGYDIISTIDVYIQDIAHHALLKQLEYYSADHGCVVVMETKTGHIKAISNLGRAEDGSYYETQNYAIMESHEPGSTFKLIDLIAVLDDKKADTGTVYNSFGGEIEYFKRKVRDSHKGGFGKISLARGFEVSSNTVLVQSVYESYKNNPKQFVDRINSYGLNKPLGLPIKGEGIPIIPQPGTNRWSGVALPWMAFGYGLSITPLQTLTLYNAVANNGVMVKPIFVSEIKEWNKTIKKYDTEVINPKICSQETLNKVQAVLKNVVKKGTGSKLYSKDFSMAGKTGTAQVNYKDKSQLYYASSFAGYFPADNPKYSCIVVVHKPNVAAGYYGADVAGPVFKRIAQKIFTDSPSMNHVKNIDAKVVSQEKNYSEYYKKVEKEEQIVPNVKGMEGMDAVALLENLGLKVKVIGVGRVKKQSLTSGQAFNKNQTIIIELS